The Neoarius graeffei isolate fNeoGra1 chromosome 7, fNeoGra1.pri, whole genome shotgun sequence genome includes a region encoding these proteins:
- the zgc:66472 gene encoding zinc finger protein 624, protein MEVEDPISARFRTIVEALMIKTTSEIVKVFDDVMLETRMEISRSWREIDDLKHELGQREKQQAESNFRSHITPVTFKTEENDMVLSQQSPMILESTKNRGEMPENATVEETDTRQDSVLVPEQATPEITAPETSGSEAQVTKLETRPKSSHQPTSRAVSEPQTSATETKVLPSSPIQAVSVVSPQQTSSSTDIIILSKKSPGKGAVVSKKKYMQKKISSTQSNSLTHTLRDRHLLSSQKPCLCCFSDQYPEQQNEPKKVSPMASRVYTCTDCGTKFHERATFKSHKCSSKPKCSRCGQTFTSLKSLASHNRIVPPTLKKPFPYKCYLCDHMFATQCGWNIHKRIHAHGHVSEMAQDDLHSPSNSFPVSKELKAKVEVRLERISEAELEAALFPKGSLLFDDNRVSSVGPSKNLSSIVEPTPSTGTSNKPSAGTTSNSPMLNKASVSNSYTELVMECQAFSSGTESNERVRQLGEGTEASVFPTVSSKNQPVEKWTQSKSLIARRVDSVECDEGSSSASEDLSKGLNSLSRKRKMSDCNHDMYNGVFPVEKILRWRNTKGRNEVRIKWMPCSLCGAKWKNTWEPAESFISYKDGKNEETDKQN, encoded by the exons ATGGAGGTGGAAGACCCTATTTCTGCTAGATTTAGGACCATCGTTGAGGCACTCATGATAAAGACGACATCGGAGATTGTGAAGGTTTTTGATGATGTTATGTTGGAGACGAGAATGGAGATCTCTCGTAGCTGGAGGGAAATTGATGACTTGAAGCATGAGTTGGGACAGAGAGAAAAGCAGCAAGCAGAGTCCAATTTCAGAAGTCATATAACTCCAGTGACTTTCAAAACTGAAGAGAATGACATGGTGCTGTCCCAGCAGAGTCCGATGATTCTTGAAAGTACAAAAAACAGG GGTGAAATGCCTGAAAATGCCACGGTTGAGGAAACAGACACCAGACAGGACAGCGTTTTGGTTCCTGAACAAGCAACTCCAGAAATTACAGCGCCTG AAACATCTGGCTCAGAGGCCCAGGTAACCAAGTTAGAAACGAGACCTAAAAGCAGTCATCAACCTACATCTCGTGCAGTCTCAGAGCCTCAGACATCTGCCACAGAGACCAAAGTGCTGCCGAGTTCTCCAATCCAAGCTGTTTCAGTGGTCAGCCCCCAGCAAACGTCATCTAGCACAGACATCATAATTCTGAGTAAAAAGTCACCGGGGAAGGGAGCAGTGGTGTCAAAGAAAAaatacatgcaaaaaaaaatttcttccacacaaagcaacagtctaacacacacactccgtgACAGGCACCTCCTGAGCAGCCAGAAACCTTGTCTGTGCTGCTTTTCAGACCAATACCCAGAGCAACAAAACGAGCCAAAAAAGGTTTCACCGATGGCTTCACGTGTGTACACCTGCACGGACTGTGGGACAAAGTTTCACGAAAGGGCCACATTTAAGAGCCACAAGTGCTCCAGCAAGCCTAAGTGTAGCAGGTGTGGACAGACATTCACTAGTCTGAAATCTCTGGCCAGTCACAATCGGATTGTACCCCCTACATTGAAGAAGCCATTCCCATACAAGTGCTACCTCTGTGATCACATGTTTGCTACTCAGTGTGGCTGGAACATACACAAGCGGATCCATGCTCATGGTCATGTTTCTGAGATGGCTCAAGATGATCTCCACAGCCCCTCCAATTCATTTCCAGTGTCCAAAGAACTAAAGGCCAAAGTAGAAGTTCGCTTGGAGAGAATTTCAGAGGCTGAGTTGGAAGCTGCATTATTTCCTAAAGGCTCCTTGTTGTTCGATGATAACAGAGTGAGCTCTGTGGGGCCATCCAAGAACCTGTCCTCAATTGTGGAACCCACACCATCTACAGGGACCTCTAATAAACCGTCTGCAGGCACAACCAGCAATTCACCAATGTTAAATAAGGCATCTGTATCTAACAGCTATACAGAGCTTGTCATGGAATGTCAGGCTTTCAGTTCAGGGACTGAATCAAATGAACGCGTCAGGCAGTTAGGTGAGGGAACAGAAGCTTCAGTTTTTCCAACTGTCTCGAGCAAAAACCAGCCAGTGGAAAAGTGGACGCAGTCAAAATCATTGATTGCACGTAGAGTTGACAGTGTGGAGTGTGATGAAGGTTCATCCAGTGCAAGTGAAGATTTATCAAAAGGATTAAATTCACTTTCACGGAAACGGAAAATGTCAG attgCAATCATGATATGTACAATGGTGTGTTTCCTGTTGAGAAAATTCTCAGATGGAGAAATACAAAG GGTCGAAATGAAGTCAGAATCAAGTGGATGCCTTGCTCATTATG TGGGGCAAAATGGAAAAACACATGGGAGCCAGCTGAAAGTTTTATCTCTTATAAGGATGGCAAAAATGAAGAAACtgacaaacaaaattaa